The Castanea sativa cultivar Marrone di Chiusa Pesio chromosome 11, ASM4071231v1 genome contains a region encoding:
- the LOC142614836 gene encoding mRNA cap guanine-N(7) methyltransferase 2, translated as MSSQVVGLPNRSESSQQKLYEFAKMALIKIFAHPYATLCDLYCCGGGGFGLDNDAQIGHYIGIDVSSTGIAQLREAWESLIQKKPYPSEFFHFDPCLENMETHLKDKTNQADIVCCLQHLQLCFETEERARKLLQNVSCLLKPGGYFFGITPDSSTIWAKYQKNVEAYHNKGSSMKPNIVPNCIRSESYMITFEVEEEKFPLFGKKYQLKFASDPSAETHCLVHFPSFIRLAREAGLEYVEIQNLTEFYDDNRAQFAGMITNSVPNLVDPRGRLLPRSYDVLGLYTTFIFQKPDPDIAPPIVTPILQDTSYTHDERDWPAPGWRDDEKDGHTEPPLVLPKINDQKGILGPGPADLRFPEAL; from the exons ATGAGTTCCCAAGTAGTGGGGCTCCCAAATCGGAGCGAGTCGAGTCAGCAAAAGCTGTACGAGTTCGCAAAAATGGCGCTGATAAAGATATTCGCGCACCCATATGCGACTCTTTGTGACTTGTATTGCTGTGGAGGAGGAGGATTTGGCCTCGACAACGATGCCCAAATTGGTCACTACATCGGAATCGATGTATCTTCGACTGGAATAGCCCAATTAAGAGAAGCCTGGGAGAGCCTGATTCAGAAGAAGCCTTACCCTTCTGAATTCTTTCACTTTGATCCTTGCTTG GAAAATATGGAGACGCATTTAAAGGATAAGACCAATCAGGCCGATATAGTATGCTGCTTGCAGCATTTACAG TTATGCTTTGAAACCGAGGAGAGAGCAAGGAAACTTCTACAAAATGTGTCATGTTTGCTGAAACCGGGGGGTTATTTTTTCGGTATTACTCCTGACTCATCTACAATATG GGCAAAGTACCAAAAGAATGTTGAAGCATACCACAACAAAGGCAGCAGCATGAAGCCAAACATTGTTCCCAATTGCATTCGATCAGAAAGCTACATGATCACGTTTGAAGTTGAGGAAGAAAA GTTCCCATTATTTGGAAAGAAATATCAGCTGAAATTTGCTAGTGATCCATCTGCTGAAACCCATTGCCTGGTTCATTTCCCAAGTTTCATCAG GTTGGCAAGGGAAGCTGGTCTTGAGTATGTCGAGATTCAAAACTTAACTGAATTTTATGATGATAACAG AGCCCAATTTGCAGGCATGATAACGAATTCTGTTCCAAACCTTGTTGATCCCAGAGGGAGACTTCTTCCTCGATCTTATGATGTGTTAG GTCTTTACACCacatttatatttcaaaaaccaGACCCGGATATTGCTCCCCCAATAGTGACCCCTATATTGCAGGACACAAGTTACACTCATGATGAG AGAGATTGGCCAGCGCCTGGCTGGAGAGATGATGAAAAAGATGGACATACAGAGCCACCTCTTGTACTCCCCAAGATTAACGACCAGAAAGGGATTCTGGGTCCAGGCCCTGCGGATTTACGTTTTCCTGAGGCACTATGA